In Brevibacterium zhoupengii, the following are encoded in one genomic region:
- a CDS encoding heavy metal translocating P-type ATPase: MNTGHAHENHTGHAGHDGHISQMDHGAHDPHGSHEGHGEHAGHDAHDSHSGHGGHAGHGDHVAQFRRLFWIMLVIAIPVIALSPMFGHLVGYEVPETGILGWLRWLSPILGTVMYFWGGKPFLTGGLSELKARNPGMMLLIALAITVAFLSSWGSSLGLLDAQLDFWWELALLVVIMLAGHWLEMRSLAQTTSALDSLAALLPDQAETIVDGEVVMVDPAELKLGATVIVRPGAAVPADGRVIDGSASMDESMVTGESTTVRRTVGDTVVAGTVATDSGLRLEITATGDDTALAGIQKLVSEAQNSTSRAQRIADRASAWLFWFAHGAAVITAIVWTLVGLPDSAVVRTITVLVIACPHALGLAIPLVVSIATERAARGGVLIKDRLALETMRTVDSVLFDKTGTLTKGEPSVTAVEVTTDNSTEDEILALAAAAESGSEHPLARAIVRAAGVRALEIPAATNFSSSPAVGVRAEVNGAEVAVGGPYLLSKHGVEEAPIAAQWSSEGAIILHVLLNGSVIGALKLADEIRPESREAVDALHKRGAQVVMITGDAEAVAQSVAAELGIDRVFAGVHPADKAAKVAELQGEGRKVAMVGDGVNDAPALAAADVGIAIGAGTDVAIGSAGVILASDDPRSVLSVIELSRATFRKMKQNLWWAAGYNIISVPLAAGVLAPIGFVLPMSVGAILMSISTIVVALNAQLLRRLDLRPEVSASAAR, from the coding sequence ATGAATACAGGGCATGCACATGAGAACCACACCGGTCACGCGGGACATGATGGCCACATCAGCCAAATGGACCACGGCGCCCATGACCCTCACGGCAGTCACGAGGGTCATGGCGAGCACGCGGGCCACGACGCTCACGACAGCCACTCTGGCCACGGTGGCCACGCGGGCCACGGTGACCATGTCGCGCAGTTTCGGCGGCTGTTCTGGATCATGCTCGTCATTGCGATCCCGGTCATCGCCCTCAGCCCCATGTTCGGTCATCTCGTCGGCTACGAGGTTCCAGAGACCGGCATCCTCGGTTGGCTGCGCTGGCTCTCGCCGATCCTCGGCACGGTCATGTACTTCTGGGGCGGCAAGCCGTTCCTCACGGGTGGGCTCAGCGAACTGAAGGCTCGCAATCCGGGCATGATGCTGCTCATTGCTCTGGCCATCACCGTCGCATTCCTCTCCTCCTGGGGTTCCTCCCTCGGGCTACTTGATGCCCAACTCGACTTCTGGTGGGAGCTGGCACTCCTCGTCGTCATCATGCTCGCCGGGCACTGGCTGGAGATGCGGTCCCTGGCACAGACCACCTCGGCGCTGGACAGCCTGGCGGCGCTGCTGCCCGATCAGGCAGAGACGATCGTCGACGGTGAAGTCGTGATGGTCGACCCCGCCGAGCTCAAGCTCGGCGCCACTGTCATCGTCCGCCCCGGTGCTGCCGTCCCTGCCGACGGCCGGGTCATCGACGGTTCGGCCAGCATGGATGAGTCCATGGTCACGGGGGAATCGACGACCGTTCGCCGTACAGTCGGCGATACCGTGGTGGCAGGCACCGTCGCCACCGACTCCGGGCTGCGCCTGGAGATCACAGCCACCGGCGATGACACTGCGCTGGCTGGCATCCAGAAGCTGGTCTCCGAGGCACAGAACTCAACATCGCGGGCACAGCGGATCGCCGATAGGGCCTCGGCCTGGCTGTTCTGGTTCGCCCACGGGGCCGCCGTCATCACCGCGATCGTCTGGACCCTGGTCGGTCTACCGGACTCGGCGGTCGTGCGCACCATCACCGTCCTCGTCATCGCCTGTCCCCACGCTTTGGGCCTGGCCATCCCGCTCGTCGTATCCATTGCCACCGAGCGGGCAGCCCGCGGCGGTGTCCTCATCAAGGACCGGCTGGCGCTGGAGACGATGCGCACAGTCGATTCCGTGCTCTTCGACAAGACCGGCACCCTGACCAAGGGCGAACCGAGCGTCACCGCGGTCGAAGTCACGACCGACAACAGCACTGAGGATGAGATCCTCGCGCTCGCCGCAGCCGCCGAGTCAGGCAGCGAGCATCCTCTGGCCCGCGCCATCGTCCGCGCCGCAGGAGTCCGTGCGCTCGAGATTCCGGCGGCAACGAACTTCTCCTCGTCGCCAGCGGTTGGAGTCAGGGCTGAGGTCAACGGCGCCGAGGTGGCTGTGGGCGGACCCTATCTGCTCAGCAAGCACGGCGTGGAGGAAGCTCCGATCGCCGCGCAATGGAGCAGCGAGGGCGCCATCATCCTCCACGTCCTTCTCAATGGAAGCGTCATCGGTGCGCTGAAGCTCGCCGATGAGATCCGACCCGAATCCCGCGAAGCCGTCGATGCGCTGCACAAGCGGGGTGCACAGGTGGTCATGATCACCGGTGACGCCGAGGCGGTTGCTCAGTCCGTGGCCGCCGAGCTCGGCATCGATCGGGTATTCGCAGGAGTCCATCCAGCCGACAAGGCCGCAAAGGTCGCCGAGCTGCAGGGAGAAGGGCGCAAGGTCGCGATGGTCGGCGACGGAGTCAACGACGCGCCGGCCTTGGCCGCCGCAGATGTCGGCATCGCCATCGGAGCTGGAACCGATGTGGCCATCGGCTCGGCTGGAGTCATCCTGGCCTCCGATGACCCGAGGTCCGTGCTCTCGGTCATCGAACTCTCCCGAGCGACGTTTCGGAAGATGAAGCAGAACCTGTGGTGGGCCGCTGGCTACAACATCATCTCGGTTCCACTCGCAGCCGGAGTCCTGGCGCCCATCGGGTTCGTCCTGCCGATGAGCGTCGGCGCGATCCTCATGTCGATCTCCACGATCGTGGTCGCACTCAACGCCCAGCTGCTGCGGCGGTTGGACCTGCGACCCGAGGTGTCGGCGTCAGCCGCACGGTAA
- a CDS encoding four-carbon acid sugar kinase family protein has product MSQHSPRILIVADDLTGGNACGALFAEAGLATMTITGTSGGGEVNVAAALDDYDAVVVNANSRHLKPAEAAALTDALIREAGPVDLVACRIDTTLRGNVGPTAEAAVRARQALASAAGSGRVVGLCIPAFPASGRVTMGGQQLLHGKLLEDTELRHDVRSPMHTSVVADILRENTELRCHTVDLSTVLAGAEAIRTDVLKALSAGTEVVVADALTNDHIDLIAHAVAGLNQEESLEWVAIDPGPGSLAIARALLPKRESGVILGVSGSATEITRTQLAKLDEDPSITVLRVALDEDNLPDVQDTVELVRTATSANGEANGETVRAIIIATVVDATDLLELTDEQSELIPRRLAQITAELMATTALTGLYTTGGDVTAAVLGELGALGMEIHTEIVPLAVGGSIVGGSAAGVPIVTKGGLIGDAGTGVLCLDHLMQTAGMGRA; this is encoded by the coding sequence ATGAGCCAGCACAGCCCACGGATCCTCATCGTCGCCGACGACCTCACCGGCGGCAACGCCTGCGGCGCCCTGTTCGCCGAGGCAGGACTGGCGACGATGACGATCACCGGCACCAGCGGCGGCGGTGAAGTCAACGTCGCCGCCGCGCTCGATGACTATGACGCCGTCGTCGTCAATGCCAATTCCCGGCACCTGAAGCCGGCCGAGGCTGCGGCTCTGACCGATGCGCTCATCCGTGAGGCGGGACCTGTCGACCTTGTGGCCTGCCGCATCGACACGACCCTGCGCGGCAATGTCGGACCCACCGCCGAGGCTGCTGTTCGTGCCCGACAAGCGTTGGCCTCCGCAGCGGGCTCGGGCCGTGTGGTGGGTCTGTGCATTCCCGCGTTCCCTGCCTCCGGTCGGGTGACCATGGGTGGCCAGCAGCTGCTGCACGGAAAGCTCCTGGAAGACACCGAGCTGCGCCATGACGTCCGCTCCCCCATGCATACCTCGGTCGTCGCCGATATTCTGCGGGAGAACACCGAACTCAGGTGCCACACCGTGGACCTGTCCACGGTGCTGGCCGGCGCCGAGGCGATCCGCACCGACGTGCTCAAGGCGCTTTCTGCGGGCACCGAGGTCGTCGTCGCCGACGCGCTGACGAACGATCACATCGACCTCATCGCCCACGCCGTCGCCGGGCTCAACCAGGAAGAGAGCCTGGAATGGGTCGCCATCGACCCCGGGCCGGGCAGCCTTGCTATCGCTCGAGCGCTGCTGCCGAAACGAGAGTCCGGGGTCATCCTCGGCGTCTCCGGCTCGGCAACCGAAATCACCCGCACCCAGTTGGCGAAGCTGGACGAGGATCCCAGCATCACGGTGCTGCGGGTCGCCCTCGACGAAGACAACCTGCCCGATGTGCAGGACACGGTCGAGCTGGTCCGCACGGCCACCTCGGCGAACGGCGAAGCGAACGGCGAGACGGTCAGAGCGATCATCATCGCCACCGTCGTCGACGCCACCGATCTGCTCGAGCTCACCGACGAACAGTCCGAGCTCATCCCCCGCCGCCTCGCCCAGATCACCGCCGAACTCATGGCCACCACCGCTCTGACCGGCCTCTACACCACCGGAGGGGATGTCACCGCGGCCGTACTCGGCGAACTGGGCGCGCTCGGCATGGAGATCCACACCGAGATCGTGCCCCTGGCCGTGGGCGGGAGCATCGTCGGCGGAAGCGCCGCCGGAGTGCCGATCGTCACGAAGGGCGGCCTCATCGGAGACGCAGGCACGGGAGTCCTGTGCCTGGACCACCTCATGCAGACCGCAGGAATGGGCCGCGCATGA
- a CDS encoding VOC family protein, whose translation MTVTENTTASATASPVVNDTLLSAATGMDAVTLRVGDLEKMSTYYSNALAMEPLEEVERGNEIHRVLGRGTTPLVKLVATPNLPGVDRTQAGLFHTAFLFENQASLAATVAHAAQNTNSQFVGSSDHLVSEAFYFTDPEGNGIELYVDRDRSEWKHSADGEVRMDTIYLDPNAFLAEHLDEKTLSQANTLPGIIGHVHLQVGDVPTARKFYVDALGFEPTLASMPGVLFAAAGGYHHHVAMNTWNSRGAGPRAASLGLGDVAITVPGREDLDALVARLKARKMDFADDGRSVRLSDPWGTQVTLGIGTSSTDQTLAR comes from the coding sequence ATGACCGTCACCGAGAACACCACAGCATCCGCTACCGCATCGCCTGTCGTCAACGACACCCTGCTCAGCGCAGCCACCGGAATGGACGCCGTCACCCTGCGCGTCGGCGATCTCGAGAAGATGTCGACCTACTACTCCAACGCCCTCGCGATGGAACCCCTCGAAGAGGTGGAGCGCGGCAACGAGATCCACCGTGTCCTCGGCCGCGGCACCACTCCCCTGGTCAAGCTCGTCGCCACACCCAACCTGCCCGGCGTCGACCGCACCCAGGCGGGCCTTTTCCACACTGCCTTCCTGTTCGAGAACCAGGCGTCGCTGGCCGCAACTGTTGCTCACGCTGCGCAGAACACGAACAGCCAGTTCGTCGGTTCGAGCGACCACCTCGTCAGCGAGGCCTTCTACTTCACCGATCCAGAGGGCAACGGCATCGAGCTCTACGTCGACCGCGACCGCTCGGAGTGGAAGCACTCTGCCGATGGTGAGGTCCGCATGGACACCATCTACCTCGACCCGAATGCCTTCCTGGCCGAGCACCTTGACGAAAAGACATTGTCACAGGCCAACACTCTGCCGGGAATCATCGGCCACGTCCACCTGCAGGTCGGCGATGTGCCGACCGCACGCAAGTTCTATGTCGACGCTCTCGGCTTCGAGCCGACGCTGGCCTCGATGCCAGGCGTCCTCTTCGCCGCGGCCGGTGGATACCACCACCACGTTGCGATGAACACCTGGAACAGCCGCGGTGCCGGCCCACGTGCAGCCAGCCTCGGCCTCGGCGATGTCGCCATCACCGTGCCGGGTCGTGAGGACCTCGACGCACTCGTCGCTCGCCTGAAGGCCCGGAAGATGGACTTCGCCGACGATGGTCGCTCAGTCCGCCTTTCCGATCCGTGGGGCACGCAGGTGACCTTGGGAATCGGCACCAGCTCAACAGATCAGACCCTGGCGCGGTAA
- a CDS encoding dioxygenase family protein gives MHGSDPAAEGGQNLSPTEVEERLVDTVTASFAGCTDARLTQLMTSLIKHLHGFIRDVRLTEAEWNAAIEFLTKVGDITDDQRQEFILLSDVLGASMQTINVSNQPYKNATEATVFGPFFVDDAPQIDNGGDIAGGGTGQPSWVEGVVRDTEDNPIPGARIEVWEADEEGLYDVQHEDDRVFGRAHLFAEEDGSFRFWGLTPTPYPIPDDGPVGQMLAATGRSPMRASHLHFMVTAPQMRTLVTHIFVEGDDLLASDTVFGVKESLIKNFEQQPADAPTPDGRDLEGQTWSRARFDIVLAPEGV, from the coding sequence TTGCACGGCAGCGATCCCGCCGCCGAAGGTGGCCAGAACCTCAGCCCGACAGAAGTTGAAGAAAGGCTCGTTGACACGGTGACTGCCTCATTCGCCGGCTGCACCGACGCACGACTGACCCAACTCATGACCTCCCTGATCAAGCACCTGCACGGCTTCATCAGAGATGTGCGACTGACCGAGGCCGAATGGAACGCCGCGATCGAATTCCTTACGAAGGTCGGGGACATCACCGATGACCAACGACAGGAATTCATCCTCCTCTCCGACGTCCTCGGCGCCTCCATGCAGACGATCAACGTGAGCAACCAGCCATACAAGAACGCCACCGAAGCAACGGTGTTCGGTCCCTTCTTCGTCGACGACGCACCACAGATCGACAACGGTGGTGACATCGCCGGGGGAGGGACTGGCCAGCCCAGCTGGGTCGAAGGAGTTGTCCGCGATACCGAGGACAATCCGATCCCCGGAGCCCGCATCGAGGTGTGGGAAGCCGATGAGGAAGGACTCTACGACGTCCAGCATGAGGACGACCGGGTCTTTGGGCGGGCACACCTGTTCGCGGAGGAAGATGGTTCGTTCCGCTTCTGGGGCCTGACCCCGACGCCGTACCCGATCCCAGACGACGGACCGGTCGGTCAGATGCTCGCCGCCACAGGGCGCTCGCCTATGCGGGCCAGCCACCTGCACTTCATGGTCACCGCGCCCCAGATGCGCACCCTCGTCACCCATATCTTCGTCGAGGGCGACGATCTGCTGGCCTCGGATACCGTATTCGGCGTCAAGGAGTCACTGATCAAGAACTTCGAACAGCAGCCAGCGGATGCACCCACTCCTGACGGCCGTGATCTGGAGGGGCAGACCTGGTCGAGGGCGCGTTTCGACATCGTGCTGGCACCGGAAGGGGTGTGA
- a CDS encoding GntP family permease yields MDLQLILALIAGIATIVVIVLATRLDAFIALLTAAVVTGIVAGQDLLSLVDAITTGFGNTLASIGIVIGLGVGIGKILEVSGAADSLARAFLSAFGKGREPWAMGTVGSLVSIPVFCDSGYVIMNPLARSIARVKRGGYVTLALALGCGMTLTHHMVPPTPGPLAATGILGADIGAVILTGLIFTVILLPVVVIYARWIGPKLEPVLNPAVKHDVYGSVTATSADGHATGEAHEGGSGDAGYGSVATATADNVNAAGSGDDAGTVNSETGAKKNPGAFLGFLPLIVPLLLIVANTVSTAIDKSAQGELSGDAYEPSSWVAPLAFLGNPVIALMIGLILAVYTLLPRVTPRNKVQNWLADGAASAGLILLITGAGGAFGKVLTESGVGDALAEAIASISLPAFLVPFLIATLVRIAQGSGTVAMITAASVTAPLIAPLGLSPLVAVMACTAGSMVFSYFNDSYFWVVTRFTGLDGINAIKGWSGITTAVWAGSIPLLFVLDLIV; encoded by the coding sequence ATGGATCTGCAACTCATCTTGGCGCTCATCGCCGGGATCGCGACGATCGTCGTCATCGTCTTAGCGACCCGTCTCGACGCCTTCATCGCGCTTCTCACGGCAGCAGTCGTCACCGGCATCGTCGCCGGGCAAGACCTGCTCTCACTCGTCGACGCCATCACCACCGGCTTCGGCAACACACTGGCCAGCATCGGCATCGTCATCGGCCTGGGCGTCGGAATCGGCAAGATCCTCGAGGTCTCCGGAGCCGCGGACTCACTGGCCCGGGCATTCCTCAGCGCCTTCGGCAAGGGCCGCGAGCCCTGGGCCATGGGCACCGTCGGCTCTCTCGTGTCGATCCCGGTCTTCTGCGACTCCGGCTACGTCATCATGAACCCGCTGGCCCGCTCCATCGCCCGCGTCAAGCGCGGAGGCTACGTCACCCTCGCACTCGCCCTGGGCTGCGGTATGACTCTGACCCACCACATGGTTCCGCCGACCCCGGGACCCCTGGCTGCGACAGGAATCCTCGGCGCCGACATCGGTGCCGTCATCCTCACCGGCCTCATCTTCACCGTCATCCTCCTGCCGGTTGTCGTCATCTACGCCCGCTGGATCGGACCGAAGCTCGAACCCGTCCTCAACCCAGCGGTCAAGCACGACGTGTACGGTTCGGTCACGGCCACCTCGGCGGATGGACATGCCACAGGCGAGGCCCACGAAGGCGGAAGCGGCGATGCCGGTTACGGCTCAGTTGCCACCGCGACCGCTGACAACGTGAACGCTGCCGGCTCGGGCGACGATGCGGGCACCGTCAACAGTGAAACCGGTGCGAAGAAGAATCCGGGAGCCTTCCTCGGGTTCCTTCCTCTCATCGTTCCTCTGCTGCTCATCGTCGCGAACACCGTTTCGACGGCCATCGACAAGAGCGCTCAGGGCGAACTTTCCGGCGACGCCTATGAGCCCTCATCCTGGGTCGCCCCACTGGCGTTCCTCGGCAACCCCGTCATCGCGCTGATGATCGGCCTCATCCTCGCCGTCTACACCTTGCTGCCTCGCGTGACCCCACGCAACAAGGTGCAGAACTGGCTCGCCGACGGCGCCGCCTCGGCCGGACTCATCCTGCTCATCACCGGTGCCGGTGGCGCCTTCGGCAAGGTGCTCACCGAATCGGGCGTCGGCGATGCCCTGGCCGAGGCGATCGCCTCGATCAGTCTGCCGGCCTTCCTCGTGCCGTTCCTCATCGCCACCCTCGTGCGCATCGCACAGGGTTCGGGTACGGTCGCGATGATCACTGCAGCCTCGGTCACCGCCCCGCTCATCGCCCCGCTGGGTCTGAGCCCACTGGTCGCGGTCATGGCCTGCACCGCCGGATCGATGGTCTTCTCCTACTTCAACGACTCGTATTTCTGGGTCGTCACCCGCTTCACCGGCCTCGACGGCATCAACGCCATCAAGGGCTGGTCAGGCATCACGACCGCTGTGTGGGCCGGTTCCATTCCGCTGCTGTTCGTGCTCGACTTGATCGTATGA
- the pdxA gene encoding 4-hydroxythreonine-4-phosphate dehydrogenase PdxA, whose translation MTAPVLAMTVGDPVGIGPEITATVLAEFSGRDDQHGVAVADLAVMKRAVDVLGLDVELRAITDWSTPAAGQGVIDVFDIGVLGSDLPEWGVVDARAGQAAVTAIEIATKAAMNQEIAGIVTGPINKEAVWKSGSKHLGHTEMLGELTGVTKQDTMFVVENTKVAEHKLQIFFATRHMSLRKAIDALSVDTQVDSIERAHRALQLYGVASPRLAVAALNPHGGENGAFGDEEIEILRPAVERVVDSGLEVAGPIPADSVFHQGLSGRFDGILSQYHDQGHIASKTFDFDGTISVTVGLPILRTSVDHGTAFDIAGQGIADAGTMRSAYTAAIGYAPYVDGIRAEYLPK comes from the coding sequence ATGACCGCACCCGTACTCGCCATGACCGTGGGCGACCCGGTGGGCATCGGCCCAGAGATCACCGCGACGGTGCTCGCCGAATTCTCCGGCCGCGATGACCAGCACGGAGTCGCCGTGGCCGACCTGGCCGTGATGAAACGCGCCGTAGACGTCCTGGGACTCGACGTCGAACTCCGAGCGATCACCGACTGGTCGACACCTGCCGCCGGACAGGGCGTCATCGACGTCTTCGACATCGGCGTCCTTGGATCGGACCTGCCCGAATGGGGCGTCGTCGATGCCCGCGCCGGTCAGGCCGCTGTCACCGCGATCGAGATCGCCACGAAGGCGGCGATGAACCAGGAGATCGCCGGCATCGTCACCGGCCCCATCAACAAGGAAGCCGTGTGGAAGTCCGGCTCCAAGCACTTGGGCCACACGGAGATGCTCGGCGAGCTCACCGGCGTGACCAAGCAGGACACCATGTTCGTCGTCGAGAACACGAAGGTGGCCGAGCACAAGCTCCAGATCTTCTTCGCCACCCGCCACATGTCGCTGCGCAAGGCCATCGACGCGCTCAGCGTCGACACCCAGGTCGATTCCATCGAACGTGCCCACCGCGCCCTGCAGCTCTACGGTGTGGCCTCGCCGAGGTTGGCCGTCGCCGCGCTCAACCCGCACGGTGGCGAAAATGGTGCTTTCGGTGACGAGGAGATCGAGATCCTGCGACCCGCCGTTGAGCGCGTCGTCGACTCCGGTCTCGAGGTCGCCGGTCCGATTCCAGCGGACTCGGTCTTCCACCAGGGACTGTCGGGCCGCTTCGACGGAATCCTCTCCCAGTACCACGACCAGGGACACATCGCCTCGAAGACCTTCGACTTCGACGGCACGATCTCTGTGACCGTGGGCCTGCCGATCCTGCGCACCTCGGTCGACCACGGCACGGCCTTCGACATCGCCGGTCAGGGCATCGCCGATGCCGGCACCATGCGCTCGGCCTACACCGCAGCCATCGGCTACGCACCGTACGTCGACGGCATCCGCGCCGAGTACCTGCCCAAGTAA
- a CDS encoding transporter substrate-binding domain-containing protein, giving the protein MTARRLIPQTIAVTGVVALMLSGCTAGGNDTDAGDAEDSADSYPLERTLPRIENSGTVRICTTGDYRPFTYLDPDTKKWSGIDIDMAKDLAQRLEAKPEFVQTTWDDFATTMQKDCDIGMGGLSITTERASQLYMSDATVQDGKTPITLCENKGKYDSIDKINDDAVDVITPKGGTNEDFAEENFPDANVIKWDDNNTIFDQIIAGDADVMVTDAPETKWVAHTEKELCAVKPEKPLTFSEQGYAVRLGNDEMLQFVNTWLHIVKNDGTYDEAEEKWFG; this is encoded by the coding sequence ATGACTGCCCGAAGACTGATCCCTCAAACCATCGCCGTTACCGGCGTCGTTGCTCTCATGCTGTCCGGTTGCACGGCTGGCGGCAATGACACTGATGCCGGCGACGCAGAGGACTCTGCTGACTCGTATCCCCTAGAGAGAACGCTCCCTCGAATCGAGAACAGCGGAACCGTGAGGATCTGCACCACCGGCGACTATCGCCCCTTCACCTATCTCGACCCAGACACGAAGAAGTGGTCGGGCATCGACATCGACATGGCGAAAGATTTGGCACAACGGTTAGAGGCCAAACCAGAGTTCGTGCAGACGACGTGGGATGATTTCGCCACAACGATGCAGAAGGACTGCGACATCGGGATGGGTGGGCTCTCAATCACTACGGAGCGAGCCTCACAGCTGTACATGTCCGATGCCACCGTCCAAGATGGGAAGACTCCAATTACATTGTGCGAAAACAAGGGAAAATATGATTCGATCGACAAAATCAATGATGATGCGGTCGACGTCATCACACCTAAGGGCGGCACGAATGAAGATTTCGCCGAGGAGAATTTCCCCGATGCCAACGTCATCAAGTGGGACGACAACAACACCATCTTCGACCAGATCATCGCAGGCGATGCCGACGTCATGGTCACTGACGCACCGGAGACCAAGTGGGTAGCCCATACCGAAAAGGAACTGTGTGCGGTCAAACCGGAGAAGCCACTGACTTTCAGCGAACAAGGATATGCAGTCCGCCTCGGCAATGATGAGATGCTCCAGTTCGTCAACACTTGGCTGCACATCGTCAAGAACGACGGCACGTATGACGAGGCCGAAGAAAAATGGTTCGGTTAG
- a CDS encoding DeoR/GlpR family DNA-binding transcription regulator produces the protein MAIRTGTQKRREDILSLLKTGSWTISRLADELATSESTIRRDLREMSETGEVIRTIGGATAAGYVEPPLGQRMEANAEAKDAIAAAAMDHLGEGSVRTVFLDAGSTTVRLAERIRDHQDLTIITRGLEIALALAHPMGPKVIMVGGEVSTMSHGTTGALSDHALSRLHVDVAFLGADAVDPAKGLGEPTLDEARTKELIAERAKRVVVLADRSKARRDVAAWAPLPEGWIWINELGVHGHDHG, from the coding sequence ATGGCGATTCGCACGGGCACACAGAAGCGCCGCGAGGACATCCTGTCTCTGCTCAAGACCGGCTCGTGGACCATCTCCCGGCTGGCCGACGAATTGGCAACCTCAGAGTCGACGATCCGTCGCGACCTGCGGGAGATGTCAGAGACCGGCGAGGTCATCCGCACGATCGGCGGAGCCACTGCCGCCGGCTATGTCGAGCCTCCGCTGGGACAGCGGATGGAAGCCAACGCCGAGGCCAAGGATGCCATTGCCGCGGCCGCGATGGACCACCTCGGCGAGGGATCCGTGCGCACGGTCTTCCTCGACGCCGGGTCGACGACGGTGCGTTTGGCCGAGCGCATTCGGGATCATCAAGATCTCACCATCATCACGCGCGGACTCGAGATTGCGTTGGCTCTTGCCCACCCGATGGGCCCGAAGGTCATCATGGTCGGCGGTGAGGTTTCGACGATGTCCCACGGGACGACGGGTGCGCTGAGTGACCATGCGCTCAGCCGACTCCACGTCGATGTCGCGTTCCTCGGCGCCGATGCGGTGGATCCTGCCAAGGGACTCGGCGAACCGACCCTCGACGAGGCACGGACGAAGGAGCTCATCGCCGAACGTGCCAAACGCGTCGTGGTCCTCGCAGACCGGTCGAAGGCCAGACGCGATGTGGCTGCGTGGGCACCTCTGCCCGAGGGGTGGATCTGGATCAACGAGCTCGGGGTGCATGGCCACGATCATGGGTGA
- a CDS encoding NADP-dependent oxidoreductase, translating into MTDANSSAHTEATTMKAMNQTEFGGPEVLHEVELPKPQPGPSQLLIKVQASGVNPTDWKHRSGPRFLPDPPFVLGWDVSGTVEQVGVGVTLFKPGDEVFGMLPYPFGVGAHAEYAVGPTRAFVPKPDAVDHVQAGAIPLVALTAWQSLVDTAKIAPGDRVLVHAAAGGVGHVAVQIAKARGAYVIGTASAPKHDFVRGLGADEMIDYRAEDFVEGARDIDIAFDTIGGDYQLRSLRTLKPGGIMVSTVPVPAEGLFEEADAQGVRAKTILVEADQAGMLEIAALVESGQLRATIADTFPLSDAAKAHEAGETNATTGKLVLTMD; encoded by the coding sequence ATGACTGACGCAAACAGCAGTGCCCACACAGAAGCAACGACGATGAAGGCCATGAACCAGACCGAGTTCGGCGGCCCCGAGGTCCTCCACGAGGTGGAGTTGCCGAAGCCGCAGCCGGGGCCCAGCCAGCTCCTCATCAAGGTCCAGGCCTCAGGTGTGAACCCCACGGATTGGAAGCACCGCAGCGGCCCCCGCTTCCTCCCCGATCCACCATTCGTCCTCGGCTGGGATGTCTCCGGCACGGTCGAACAGGTGGGTGTCGGCGTGACGCTCTTCAAGCCCGGCGACGAGGTCTTCGGGATGCTGCCCTACCCCTTCGGAGTCGGCGCGCATGCCGAATACGCTGTGGGTCCGACACGAGCCTTTGTTCCCAAGCCAGACGCAGTTGACCACGTGCAGGCGGGAGCCATCCCGCTCGTGGCGCTGACGGCGTGGCAGTCCCTGGTCGACACCGCGAAGATCGCTCCCGGTGACCGGGTGCTCGTCCATGCCGCAGCTGGTGGAGTGGGGCACGTGGCGGTGCAGATCGCGAAGGCTCGCGGCGCCTATGTGATCGGAACGGCGAGTGCGCCGAAGCATGATTTCGTCCGCGGCCTGGGCGCTGATGAGATGATCGACTATCGCGCGGAGGACTTCGTCGAAGGCGCTCGCGACATCGACATCGCCTTCGACACCATCGGCGGTGACTACCAGCTGCGCTCTCTCCGGACTCTCAAACCCGGTGGAATCATGGTCTCGACGGTTCCAGTTCCCGCTGAGGGGCTCTTCGAAGAAGCTGACGCCCAGGGAGTGAGGGCCAAGACCATCCTCGTCGAGGCCGACCAGGCAGGCATGCTCGAGATCGCCGCCCTCGTGGAGAGCGGACAGCTGCGGGCGACAATCGCGGACACGTTCCCGCTGTCAGACGCGGCGAAGGCGCATGAAGCAGGCGAGACGAACGCGACGACAGGCAAGCTGGTGTTGACAATGGATTAA